gtcgtcgtcgccgtgcgCAGCTACCGCTGCACTCCCACTGCACCGCCGCAGTGGCCTCATCTGATGGCCGGATCCCGTCCAGATCCACGACAACCGTGGGAGGATCACGGCGCGACCATGGGTCTCCCTCCCTACAGACCGGCCACGGGCGCTCCCACCTTCACTCCTTGCGACATCCAGCATCTAGCAGTCGGGTAGGAGCACGACGAGGTGTGGTCAAGATCTCCGATGGCCGGTCTGGATCTCCCGTGGCAGTCGGGTAGGAGCACGACGCACCAACGAACTCCTTTCCGGCTAGCGTCCCGACGGCGGCACGTTTCCAGATCGATGTGCGGCGGCTGGCACAAGGACGTACAAGGTCGTCTGCTTCTGTGAAAAAATTCTGTTTGCGTGTAGCTCTTgttattttttctcttttcttaatGGAACTCCTCTAGTTCCTTCTCGTCGGTTCGTGTATGCGTTGTAATAATTGATTTCATGCAGCGATGGACTAGAAAATGTGCTAATGGTTTGGACTAAATTAATGGACTAGAGGTGTGTTCGCTTGAGTTTTCTTGAGATATTTGTATTCGGTTGAACTGAAATTATAGGGCCAAACTATTAAAAAATTGGTTGGCCAAAACTTATGATAGCACATGGCCCGTAAAATTAGTTGGGCTGACTGATGCTAGATGGGCCACCATGTTAGATCTGCACTGGTTCCACATCAGATGATGACATGGTTGACCATGTTAACGCCGTTATCGTCCTGTTAGTTAAATGACCTTGACAGTGATACATGACAGTCAAAAACCGTCAGGAATCCATGACGGTTCTTGTGATCCGTCGTGGAGTGCATGATGGTCAAATTATGACGCGATATACATGACGGATTTCAAATCCGTCATGCATGGCCCATCACGACAGTTTTGCGTAATTCGGTGACAGTTTGGTTCTGTCATGTATTAACACATTTCTTGTAGTGATTAGTAACTTTTACCAATCCCGTCCGTGAGCTCTCCAGACGTGGAGGTACAAGGCCAGATATagaacgtggtgtctcgaaaaacATAAGCATTTTGTGGCAGATAACATATATGTTGATCACCGGTTTGGGAGCTAGAAGAAGTGGATACGCTGTCTCGCTGTGTCCTGGTTTCTGAGAGATATCACAAAGCTCGGTGGTGCAGTCCACGACAAAGTGATCAGGTACCCCACATATATAACATGTCAATTTTTCTTTCTTACGAGCCGCCTTAGTGGCCCGTGCAGCGTCTCTATCCTCAGGCGTCGGCTTGGGTGCTACCACTTCTTCAGGCAaagtagaacaaccattattaacCGGAGCCACATCAGTGGACGTCGTAGCTACCTCTTTCCACTTCGGGAAAGATTTGTTTCGACCAAAGGTacgccctcctccaccgccgcggtGTCGGTAGTTTGTACCCCTGGCCCCTTCCACAAAATTGCCTTCCGGGGTTTGGAAGGACCTGTGCCACTGATTCGGACCTCCCCCAGAACCCCCTCCAGCGTTCCACACCGCGACCCCCACCAGAACCTCCAGCTTGTTCGTTCCAGCGATTACTATAGttcatgtatccttgatatgtagcACCACCACGAGCCGCAACTGTTGTACCTCTCCCAACGTGAGTGGCGCCACGCCCCTGTCCGTCGCGAGAACCAGCGGCAGCAGCACCGCGTCCGGAGTCTCCAGTGCACAAGAGGATAGACTAGGCTGGAAACTCTCGGCATCAGCTGTATTCTAAGTGAAGTCTATATTCACAGACCTGATAAACGTTTGTCTAATTCCAAGGTCTCTCCAGGCATGCACACTGCTAAACGGAGCCTTGCTCAGCCAGAAATTTTCTAGTCGTCCGATGAGAAATGAACGGCCAGAGGCTTCTTCAACGCCGACACAGACCTCGCCGCCTGCAGCCTCGCAGGCTCGCCCTTCCCAGACAACCGTCTACAGCCAGGCCATCCTTCTTACCTCGGCAAAAAGCACATTTTTCATGAATAACCTGTTGGAATAAGCCACTGCGACTGGTACGGTTGGGCTCGTCGGGTGCGCGCGGGACATGCGGGACGCACGGGTGCGGTCGGGCTCGTCGGGCGCGTCGGATGCGCGCGGGACGTGCGGGACATGCGGGACCCACTGGTGCGGTCGGGCTCGTCGGGCACGTCGGATGCGCGCGGGACGTCCGGGAGCGTGGCGAGCGTGCGGGCAGCTTTAGGTGCATGAGTCCATGCTTATGTCAGTGTTGGTTTGTGTTAGTCTCCAAGTTTGTTAGTGCATGCAGCAGGGGCCGTGGGAGGCAGCCGCGTCGTGCGTGCAGGAGCGCGCCGTGTACTCACTGGTGTTAGCGGATCACGGGTGCGTGGAGGAGTGGAGCGCAGTAGTGCGTGTGCTCACTGCGTAAAAAACATCCCCTGTGTACTGCTTGTAGATGCAGCCAGAGAGTTGAATAGTGGAAAGAGGCGTTTGTGCGCCTGGGCGTTTGAGCGCCGGGAAAGCCCACTGTTGTATCTAGTTCTTCTATCTCTAGCCACACGAGAGAGAGAGTTGCGTTAACATAACCCCCCTATATGCGTAAGATAGATCGTCGGTGCGCCTGCAACCCTAAGATAGATCGTCAACGAGCTTGCCACTCTAAGATATACTGCTGGCGGCTGCTCCTTCCTTCCCTCCGATGAACCTGCTTCTTCTTCCAAAAATCGAGTGAGCCAAAATGAAAATTCATCCGATTTACATACAGCTATTGTCAAGAAGTTTGGTCACGTAATCTGCTATTCAGCTTTACTTTCTTTGCAGATCTGGTTTTTGGAACTTGGTTCCATTCTGAGTTAATGGAACCAGGGCACGCCTCCCTTTTATTTAAAACATGTGAAGTTGGAATGTTTTATTCATAATATATATGAATACACAACTGAAATTCGaacagttcttttaggattatgtctCCATTTTCTATGTAATAATAGTCATGGTTCTGTGAGGGTTGCCATACGAACAACATATCTCACGATACTTGTTAAATTGCACTTTTGAAGCCTCGCAGCGCTTCCTTCCTTCATCAGTGTCCCGGTGCAGGCATGTTTGGCTCCTTGCCAACCGTGAATCCCCCATCGATGACAAGGTTGTGACCATTGACATACTTGGACTCGTCGGACCCAAGGAAGACGGCCGCGTTGGCCACATCCTCTACTCCGAGGACGACCCCGTCCATCTCATTCATGTCCCTCTCCAGGACCAGCTTACGCTCCTGATCGCTCATCCTAGGGTAGCGCTCGGCCATAAAAGCCATCAATCTCGGTGTCGGGATGTAGTTAGGTGAAATGGCGTTTATCCGGACGCCGGAGCGCGCCATCTCCCCCGCCACGGCACGCACAAGGCCAAGCACCGCCGACTTGGAAACGCTATACGGTGGGAACGCCACACCGCCAACAACGCCCGCGGTGCTGGCCGTGCAGATGATGCTGCCGCCGCGGCTTGGGACCATGACACGCGCCGCGTGCTTGACGCCGGCGATCACGCCACGGGTGTTGGTGGCCATGACATGATCGAAGTCCGCCAAGTCGCGGAGGCCCAGTGGGGTAGGCGTGAGGACCTTGCCACTGATCCCGGCGTTGTTGAACATGATGTCGAGGCGACCGTGGCGCGCAACGGCAAGGCCGACCAACGCCGCCACCTGCGACTCCTCGGTGACATCGCAGTGCAAGTACGCCGCATAGGGACCGAGCTCCGCTGCGACGGCGCGGCCGAGGTCGTCCTGGATGTCTGCGAGAATCACTCTGGCACCGTTCTTCACAAACTCGGCTGCGGTCCCCTTGCCGATGCCACTGGCTGCACCCGTGATCACGGCCACCTTGCCAGCCA
This genomic stretch from Hordeum vulgare subsp. vulgare chromosome 6H, MorexV3_pseudomolecules_assembly, whole genome shotgun sequence harbors:
- the LOC123404057 gene encoding momilactone A synthase-like; its protein translation is FSTTMDASRMLAGKVAVITGAASGIGKGTAAEFVKNGARVILADIQDDLGRAVAAELGPYAAYLHCDVTEESQVAALVGLAVARHGRLDIMFNNAGISGKVLTPTPLGLRDLADFDHVMATNTRGVIAGVKHAARVMVPSRGGSIICTASTAGVVGGVAFPPYSVSKSAVLGLVRAVAGEMARSGVRINAISPNYIPTPRLMAFMAERYPRMSDQERKLVLERDMNEMDGVVLGVEDVANAAVFLGSDESKYVNGHNLVIDGGFTVGKEPNMPAPGH